One genomic window of Leptospira paudalimensis includes the following:
- the rpe gene encoding ribulose-phosphate 3-epimerase translates to MKISASILAAKLTGLSQELPTYKQENIDLIHIDVMDGNFVPQISFGEAFTKEVKSHTDIPLDVHLMVSNPELHVPKYFDLKPYCITFHIETTNFSVRLAEEIKKQGIKVGVSLNPQTPPDSISQILPYLDLVLLMTVDPGFYGQSFVKSGFEKIAAVRKLTKPYNIELEVDGGVNESNMEELAKLGVDITVVGSGLYKTGDPNAQGKKLKELAASARTRS, encoded by the coding sequence ATGAAAATATCTGCATCCATTCTTGCCGCAAAACTCACTGGTCTTTCCCAGGAACTTCCTACATACAAACAGGAAAATATTGATCTCATCCACATTGATGTGATGGATGGGAATTTTGTACCACAAATTTCTTTTGGGGAAGCTTTCACAAAGGAAGTGAAGTCTCACACAGACATTCCCCTCGACGTTCACCTCATGGTGAGTAATCCAGAACTCCATGTTCCGAAATACTTTGACCTAAAACCGTATTGTATTACTTTCCATATTGAAACGACAAACTTCTCGGTTCGTCTTGCGGAAGAGATCAAAAAACAAGGGATCAAAGTAGGTGTTTCCTTAAACCCACAAACCCCTCCTGATTCCATCTCACAAATTTTACCGTATTTGGACCTGGTACTTCTCATGACAGTGGACCCTGGGTTTTATGGACAATCCTTTGTGAAATCGGGTTTTGAAAAAATCGCCGCGGTTCGCAAACTCACAAAACCATACAATATTGAATTGGAAGTGGATGGGGGAGTGAACGAATCCAATATGGAAGAACTTGCAAAACTGGGTGTGGACATCACTGTTGTGGGCTCTGGGCTCTACAAAACAGGTGATCCTAACGCTCAGGGTAAAAAATTAAAGGAACTTGCTGCAAGTGCCAGAACTCGCTCTTGA
- a CDS encoding PASTA domain-containing protein, with translation MKEKFLKILPYSGYVLFVSLGLLVFFVAAFLVVVVRTKEEQKVMMPYVIGKNYIEVHNELQRLQLKVRLESERIPEKTDGIILSQSIDAGKEVEAGSKLYLTVNIGFDRVTIPDVKGQDLKRAKAILEKVLSGEVYVPLQIGGITYVPAVGDEPADTIIDQIPAPGKETHSGEKIYLLVTEANPDKKTNQTLKDGSDESKLVGIPVPFAVDYLQRKKIPYRIKEATKPEFREGHGLVSSLDLKPTGAEIGAFYLKPSTSLVQDYEFLEYEIDDDDIYSAKVSYTKPGEDVEIEKEILTSQSLKEDEIVRLVVHRFANTKVTLLGKETGVAKVWKLKGKY, from the coding sequence GTGAAAGAAAAGTTTCTTAAAATTTTACCTTACAGTGGTTATGTTCTATTTGTTTCCTTAGGACTTTTAGTATTTTTTGTCGCTGCCTTCCTTGTTGTTGTGGTTCGTACCAAAGAAGAACAAAAGGTGATGATGCCTTATGTGATTGGGAAAAACTACATTGAAGTGCATAACGAATTGCAACGTTTGCAACTCAAAGTACGATTGGAATCGGAACGGATTCCGGAAAAAACAGATGGGATCATTTTAAGCCAATCCATTGATGCGGGAAAAGAAGTAGAGGCCGGATCTAAATTGTACTTAACAGTCAACATTGGGTTTGACCGAGTGACAATCCCCGATGTGAAAGGACAAGATCTCAAACGGGCAAAAGCCATTTTGGAAAAAGTATTATCTGGTGAAGTTTATGTTCCCTTACAAATTGGTGGGATCACTTATGTTCCTGCCGTGGGAGATGAACCAGCTGATACCATCATCGACCAAATCCCTGCACCAGGAAAAGAAACCCATTCTGGTGAAAAAATTTACCTGCTTGTGACGGAAGCGAATCCAGATAAAAAAACCAACCAAACTTTAAAAGATGGTTCCGATGAATCCAAGTTAGTTGGCATTCCAGTGCCTTTTGCCGTGGATTATTTACAAAGGAAAAAAATTCCCTACCGCATCAAAGAAGCCACAAAACCTGAGTTTCGTGAAGGGCATGGACTTGTTTCTTCCTTAGATTTAAAACCAACAGGTGCCGAAATTGGAGCATTTTATCTAAAACCTTCTACCTCGCTTGTACAAGATTACGAATTTTTAGAATACGAAATTGATGATGATGATATTTATTCTGCTAAGGTAAGTTACACGAAACCTGGTGAAGACGTAGAAATCGAAAAAGAAATTCTAACAAGCCAAAGCCTAAAAGAAGATGAAATTGTACGTTTGGTTGTCCATCGTTTCGCCAATACAAAAGTCACCCTTTTGGGAAAAGAAACGGGTGTTGCCAAAGTTTGGAAATTAAAAGGAAAATACTAA
- the fmt gene encoding methionyl-tRNA formyltransferase yields MKLSIGYFGSPEHSKELLRMILDAGIQVDFVVTNVDKPVGRKQIITPTPVKMFAEEKGIPVIQSPRLRTDEEAQKQILSYQSPVHVVYAYGSIVPDLVFLDPKWGSINLHGSLLPKYRGASPVQSALLNGDEVTGFTIQYLAKAVDSGDIISQKSWKIPMEETTGSLLQTITKLGGEEIIQLLKTVESTGERLIGTPQKEEEATHCQKITANHRPVLWTKSAKEIHNQIRALSPDPLATTEFREKKLILISSYLPLEQAEQIPIPEGTKPGSFFLYQKKRLFCLCGDGNLLGIDTLQPEGKKPMKGFEFFNGARVLAGESFT; encoded by the coding sequence ATGAAACTCTCCATTGGATATTTTGGTTCCCCAGAACACTCTAAAGAATTACTTCGGATGATTCTCGATGCGGGGATACAGGTGGATTTTGTAGTAACCAATGTGGATAAACCTGTAGGCAGAAAACAAATCATCACTCCCACGCCAGTGAAAATGTTTGCAGAAGAAAAAGGAATTCCTGTGATCCAATCACCTCGCCTTCGCACTGATGAAGAAGCACAGAAACAAATTCTTTCTTACCAGTCTCCCGTGCATGTGGTCTATGCCTATGGATCCATTGTGCCTGACCTTGTGTTTTTAGATCCCAAATGGGGGAGTATCAATTTACATGGAAGTCTCCTTCCCAAATACAGAGGTGCCTCTCCTGTACAAAGTGCTCTTCTAAACGGGGATGAGGTTACTGGGTTTACGATCCAATACCTTGCAAAAGCTGTGGATTCAGGGGATATCATTTCCCAAAAGTCTTGGAAGATCCCGATGGAAGAGACAACAGGATCTCTTTTGCAAACCATCACAAAACTGGGGGGAGAAGAAATCATCCAGCTCTTAAAAACTGTAGAATCGACTGGAGAACGATTGATCGGTACTCCGCAAAAGGAAGAAGAAGCCACTCATTGCCAAAAGATTACGGCAAACCATAGGCCAGTTCTCTGGACAAAATCGGCAAAGGAGATCCACAACCAAATCCGAGCGTTATCCCCAGACCCGCTCGCTACGACGGAATTCCGAGAGAAAAAACTAATCCTTATCTCTTCTTATTTACCTCTGGAACAAGCTGAACAGATCCCGATCCCGGAGGGAACAAAACCGGGTTCCTTTTTTCTCTACCAGAAAAAAAGGCTTTTCTGTCTCTGTGGAGACGGAAACCTGCTTGGTATAGATACCTTACAACCCGAAGGGAAAAAACCCATGAAAGGTTTTGAATTTTTTAATGGGGCGCGGGTTTTGGCCGGAGAATCATTTACGTGA
- the priA gene encoding replication restart helicase PriA, with translation MIQYAEIALNLSWESKTLTYIVPIEMTGLKPGMRVLVPLNGKEWDGVVIELHKNEPNYETLTILKQIDNEPVLTSEQLDLATWMADHYLSSLGEALFLMVPKGKKRKIEKGTDFVIQSDLLHPLNDSQQLAFQEIKTNKASNTHLLYGITGSGKTEVYLHLILEILKEPKGTVIFLVPEISLTFPTISRIETIFPGQVAVLHSHLRISEKFQNYLDLKEGKKRICIGTRSAIFAPVSDLRLVIMDEEHDGSYKENGSPRYHARQVALQRIQKSGGKLLLGSATPSVELYYLAKSGQIGFSKLEKRANPLAKLPQVEMAEKHEDKNLIVGDLQFKIADRLKKKEQIILLLNRRGYNPFIFSPNTKEFVHCPKCTATLCYHSDQTVRCHLCGYKSSFRNLKQMMGEDLELFGAGTQKLEEYLLSLYPQARIERLDQDSSKNKDVTRSVLEKLGEGELDILTGTQMIAKGLDYANVTLVGILNANHGLGVPDFRSSERTYALVSQVAGRAGRGEKPGEVIIQSNDPEHPVLKMAMEQNYPAFFEWELQFRKDLFYPPFARLARLVFRSKYEEVANKQSVLYSELIKEMKDDSVIMLGPSQCPFYKIDNNFRYHILLKSKSISTLRNLLKETKQNFKMDSKCYIEYDLDPLELV, from the coding sequence ATGATCCAATATGCGGAAATTGCTCTTAATTTATCTTGGGAAAGTAAAACTTTAACTTATATAGTCCCAATTGAGATGACAGGTCTTAAACCAGGGATGAGAGTCCTTGTTCCACTCAATGGAAAGGAATGGGATGGAGTTGTCATTGAACTCCACAAGAACGAACCAAATTACGAAACCTTAACCATTCTCAAACAAATTGACAATGAACCCGTTCTTACTAGCGAACAATTAGATTTAGCCACTTGGATGGCTGACCATTACCTTTCTTCCCTTGGAGAAGCATTGTTTTTAATGGTACCGAAAGGCAAAAAAAGGAAAATTGAGAAAGGAACAGATTTTGTCATCCAATCTGATCTTTTACATCCGTTAAATGACTCACAACAATTAGCATTCCAAGAGATTAAAACTAATAAGGCTTCCAACACACATTTGTTATATGGAATTACGGGGAGTGGAAAAACAGAAGTATACCTTCATTTGATATTGGAGATATTGAAAGAACCTAAAGGGACAGTCATTTTCCTTGTACCTGAAATTTCACTCACCTTTCCAACCATATCTAGGATCGAAACCATTTTTCCTGGCCAAGTGGCTGTTTTACATTCTCACTTACGGATCTCCGAAAAATTTCAAAATTATTTGGATTTAAAGGAAGGGAAAAAACGAATTTGTATTGGTACAAGATCCGCCATTTTTGCCCCTGTTTCTGACCTGAGGCTTGTCATTATGGATGAGGAACATGATGGTTCCTATAAAGAAAACGGATCCCCTCGTTACCATGCCCGCCAAGTCGCATTACAACGAATCCAAAAATCAGGTGGCAAACTTTTACTCGGATCGGCAACACCAAGTGTTGAATTGTATTACCTTGCTAAGTCAGGGCAAATTGGGTTTTCGAAATTGGAAAAACGTGCGAATCCTTTGGCAAAACTTCCACAGGTAGAAATGGCGGAAAAACATGAGGACAAAAATCTCATCGTAGGTGATTTACAATTTAAGATCGCAGACAGACTGAAAAAAAAAGAACAAATCATCTTACTTCTGAATCGGCGTGGTTATAATCCGTTTATATTTTCACCTAACACAAAAGAGTTTGTCCATTGTCCCAAATGTACAGCAACTCTTTGTTACCACTCCGACCAAACAGTACGTTGCCATTTGTGTGGGTATAAATCTAGTTTTCGTAATTTAAAACAAATGATGGGTGAAGATTTGGAACTTTTTGGTGCTGGGACACAGAAATTAGAAGAGTATTTACTTTCTTTATACCCACAAGCAAGGATTGAACGCCTTGATCAGGACAGTTCCAAAAACAAAGATGTGACTCGTTCCGTATTAGAAAAATTAGGAGAAGGGGAACTTGATATTTTGACAGGAACCCAAATGATTGCCAAGGGTTTAGATTATGCGAATGTGACCTTGGTTGGAATTCTTAACGCCAATCATGGATTAGGTGTCCCTGATTTTCGTAGTAGCGAAAGAACGTATGCTCTTGTCTCTCAGGTGGCTGGTCGTGCCGGACGAGGGGAAAAACCAGGAGAGGTCATCATCCAATCGAACGATCCCGAACACCCTGTACTCAAGATGGCAATGGAACAAAATTACCCTGCTTTTTTTGAATGGGAATTACAATTTAGAAAAGATTTATTTTACCCACCATTTGCTAGGCTTGCAAGACTAGTCTTTCGTTCCAAATACGAAGAGGTAGCAAACAAACAATCTGTGCTTTATAGCGAATTGATCAAAGAGATGAAAGACGATTCCGTTATCATGTTAGGACCAAGCCAATGCCCATTTTATAAAATTGATAATAACTTCCGATATCATATTTTGCTAAAAAGCAAATCAATTTCAACACTCCGCAATTTATTAAAAGAAACAAAACAAAACTTCAAAATGGATTCTAAATGTTATATTGAATATGACTTGGATCCGTTGGAACTTGTATAA